One window from the genome of Spiractinospora alimapuensis encodes:
- a CDS encoding DUF6286 domain-containing protein encodes MTAIQRGTVPVVAPRRARRVALHTFRPQRTWPAVLVAAGVAIVAVLVAAEAVATVVGRPLGLLPMETVTGALEPLAWRSTAVLVAGGVACAVGVILLLAALLPGRGGYVPLRTEDPSLVVGVSRAGLRRHLAAAVADMDGVHQARVAVRRRRVKVRASTWARPERARRKVMARTLRDTVRERLDALGPLRRLRVRARIGNAKG; translated from the coding sequence ATGACAGCGATCCAACGAGGGACGGTGCCGGTCGTGGCGCCGCGGCGGGCGAGACGCGTCGCGCTGCACACCTTCCGACCGCAGCGGACCTGGCCGGCGGTGTTGGTGGCGGCGGGTGTCGCCATCGTGGCGGTGCTCGTCGCGGCGGAGGCGGTCGCCACGGTGGTGGGGCGCCCCTTGGGGCTGCTGCCGATGGAGACGGTCACCGGTGCTCTGGAGCCCCTGGCGTGGCGGTCGACGGCTGTTCTGGTCGCGGGGGGCGTGGCGTGCGCTGTGGGGGTGATCCTGCTGCTCGCGGCTCTGCTGCCGGGGCGTGGGGGCTACGTCCCGCTCCGGACGGAGGACCCGAGCCTTGTGGTCGGCGTGTCGCGGGCCGGGCTGCGGCGGCACCTGGCGGCGGCGGTCGCCGACATGGACGGCGTGCACCAGGCGCGGGTGGCCGTACGGCGCCGCCGCGTGAAGGTCCGCGCGTCGACGTGGGCGCGGCCGGAGCGCGCGCGGCGCAAGGTCATGGCGCGGACCCTGCGGGACACGGTGCGCGAGCGGCTCGACGCGCTCGGTCCGCTGCGACGCTTGCGTGTCCGCGCCCGAATCGGCAACGCGAAGGGGTGA
- a CDS encoding SURF1 family protein: protein MRALLLSPRWLGIHLAAVLIAFGCGMGAYWQFSAAINPERDAVPAPEDITSPDDIDSVVGPGEYLPMDLANQGVSATGQFDPDRQLLVPGRSLDGELGYYVISALVTDGNTAVAVNRGWLEAAEGEANDVPTPPEDTVTVTGWLSPPQAEETEGLSASSLPAGHIDRVTPAILVNEWPYNLYEGYITAIDDASSLAQAPPVETPEKYDLNWRNLSYGAQWAMFGVVALIFWGVLVRRELNGDDTPTDSPGSEPVMTSV, encoded by the coding sequence GTGCGCGCCCTGCTCCTCAGCCCTCGCTGGCTCGGTATCCACCTCGCGGCGGTCCTCATCGCGTTCGGTTGTGGCATGGGCGCCTACTGGCAGTTCTCCGCCGCGATCAATCCGGAGCGCGACGCTGTGCCCGCGCCGGAGGACATCACCTCGCCCGACGACATCGACTCCGTCGTGGGCCCGGGTGAGTACCTCCCCATGGACCTGGCCAACCAGGGCGTGTCGGCCACCGGCCAGTTCGACCCCGACCGGCAGCTACTCGTTCCCGGCCGGTCCCTCGACGGTGAGCTCGGCTATTACGTGATCTCCGCCCTGGTCACCGACGGCAACACCGCGGTCGCCGTCAACCGTGGCTGGCTGGAGGCAGCGGAGGGCGAGGCGAACGACGTGCCCACGCCGCCGGAGGACACGGTCACGGTGACGGGATGGCTCTCGCCGCCGCAGGCCGAGGAGACGGAGGGGCTCAGCGCGTCGAGTCTCCCCGCGGGGCACATCGACCGGGTCACACCGGCGATCCTGGTCAACGAGTGGCCCTACAACCTCTACGAGGGTTACATCACGGCGATCGACGACGCCTCCTCGCTCGCCCAGGCCCCCCCGGTCGAGACACCGGAGAAGTACGACCTGAACTGGCGGAACCTCAGTTACGGCGCCCAGTGGGCGATGTTCGGCGTGGTCGCCCTCATCTTCTGGGGAGTCCTGGTCCGGCGCGAACTCAACGGAGACGACACGCCCACCGACTCCCCCGGCTCCGAACCGGTCATGACGTCGGTCTGA
- a CDS encoding ABC transporter ATP-binding protein, whose protein sequence is MTRVSELAGDDLAPEAHTRVDTAIEVRDLRMRYGSKDVLTGVTFSAEPGEVIGLLGPNGAGKTTTIEILEGFRMRSDGEVSVLGVDPAHGNEAWRARMGIVLQSWRDHGGWRVRELIRHLGEYYRPYGTTDRSRPVDPDELIARVGLTEQASTRVKALSGGQRRRLDVAIGLVGNPELLFLDEPTAGFDPEARRDFHDLIHSVADENTTIVLTTHDLDEAEKLADRILILAGGQILANGSAAQLARQVAHDAEVRWTRSDEHFLHSTPDATKFVRELFGQYGEEIANLEVRRATLEDVYMSMVQRHEAGKTNEAVSEFKQREADR, encoded by the coding sequence ATGACAAGAGTGAGCGAACTCGCGGGTGACGACCTCGCCCCCGAAGCGCACACGCGGGTCGACACCGCTATCGAAGTTCGTGACCTGCGGATGCGGTACGGCAGCAAGGACGTGTTGACCGGAGTGACCTTCTCGGCGGAGCCGGGAGAGGTCATCGGTCTGCTCGGTCCGAACGGTGCCGGGAAGACGACGACGATCGAGATCCTCGAGGGCTTCCGTATGCGCTCCGACGGGGAGGTCTCGGTCCTGGGTGTCGATCCGGCGCACGGTAATGAGGCCTGGCGGGCACGGATGGGGATCGTCCTGCAGTCGTGGCGGGACCACGGCGGCTGGCGGGTGCGGGAGCTCATTCGTCACCTGGGTGAGTACTACCGTCCCTACGGCACCACCGACCGATCGCGTCCGGTGGACCCCGACGAGCTCATCGCCCGCGTGGGACTGACCGAGCAGGCGAGCACCCGGGTGAAGGCGCTCTCCGGGGGGCAACGTCGGCGCCTGGACGTGGCGATCGGCCTGGTGGGCAATCCGGAACTCTTGTTCCTGGACGAGCCGACCGCCGGCTTCGACCCCGAGGCGCGACGCGACTTCCACGACCTGATCCACTCGGTCGCCGACGAGAACACCACCATCGTTCTCACCACCCATGACCTCGACGAGGCCGAGAAACTGGCCGACCGGATCCTCATCCTCGCGGGCGGGCAGATCCTCGCGAACGGAAGTGCCGCACAACTGGCGCGCCAGGTGGCGCACGACGCCGAGGTGCGCTGGACCAGGAGCGACGAACACTTCCTGCACTCCACCCCGGACGCGACGAAGTTCGTCCGCGAGCTGTTCGGTCAGTACGGGGAGGAGATCGCCAACCTGGAGGTGAGGCGGGCGACGCTGGAGGACGTCTACATGTCCATGGTCCAGCGGCACGAGGCCGGGAAGACCAACGAAGCGGTCAGTGAGTTCAAGCAGCGGGAGGCCGACCGATGA
- a CDS encoding alkaline shock response membrane anchor protein AmaP, whose product MADDVRRSARGNRWGLVIVGLVLTVGGAGALAAGLGLFGGALASSTLGDAVSPLAGLAWVPYVIAVVAVIVAVLALRWLLVQGRTPSIDRFRVATDPGEGRTEVMGASLSQALEDGVGRCPGVSRARARLIGSLRQPRVRLDVVLTDDADPRAVWEYCATEVVPRARETLEVDELRTVIRMSVLPAGRRERALA is encoded by the coding sequence GTGGCGGACGACGTTCGAAGGTCGGCCCGGGGCAACCGGTGGGGACTGGTGATCGTGGGACTCGTCCTCACGGTCGGGGGTGCCGGCGCGCTCGCCGCCGGCCTGGGACTGTTCGGAGGCGCCCTCGCCTCGTCGACCCTGGGGGACGCGGTGTCCCCCTTGGCCGGACTGGCGTGGGTGCCCTATGTCATCGCCGTCGTCGCCGTGATCGTGGCCGTGTTGGCGCTGCGCTGGTTGCTCGTCCAGGGGAGGACCCCCTCCATCGACCGGTTCCGGGTCGCCACGGACCCGGGAGAGGGGCGCACCGAGGTGATGGGGGCGTCGCTCTCCCAGGCGTTGGAGGACGGGGTCGGGCGTTGCCCGGGCGTGTCCCGGGCGCGGGCGCGGCTGATCGGCTCACTGCGACAGCCCCGTGTGCGCCTGGATGTGGTGCTCACCGACGACGCGGATCCGCGCGCCGTGTGGGAGTACTGCGCCACCGAGGTGGTCCCGCGAGCGCGGGAGACCTTGGAGGTCGACGAACTGCGGACGGTGATCCGCATGTCGGTGCTCCCCGCGGGGCGGCGCGAGCGGGCGCTGGCCTGA
- a CDS encoding alpha/beta fold hydrolase: MALAPLEHRFVGPPRAPVVLLLPAAGTRWSMWEPQLPELTRHLRVLRVNLRGPDGEPPGATVDAMADAVLDLLKVRRLERVSIVGAALGAAVALTAARKSPRSVERLGLLSASARTRDPSAWRRRAILALGSGMPAVVPDATRSWFTPRFAQERPDVCALLARELVAMSTHEFAAVATAFADADLRPALRDIPHPTLVISSAHDPEAPPRQGRHLAERLPRCRYAVVSGGAHLVSIERSDRVSGLLLDHLVGSVSPQMDG; encoded by the coding sequence GTGGCCCTCGCGCCCCTTGAGCACCGGTTCGTCGGACCACCCCGCGCCCCGGTCGTCCTGCTCTTGCCCGCCGCGGGGACCCGATGGTCGATGTGGGAGCCGCAGCTTCCCGAGCTCACCCGACACCTACGCGTGCTCCGGGTGAACCTCCGTGGTCCCGACGGCGAACCCCCCGGGGCGACGGTCGACGCCATGGCGGACGCGGTGCTCGACCTGCTGAAGGTGCGCAGACTCGAGCGGGTGTCCATCGTGGGCGCCGCTCTGGGAGCCGCGGTCGCGCTCACCGCGGCGCGGAAGTCCCCACGGTCGGTGGAACGACTCGGGCTCCTGTCCGCGTCGGCCCGGACCCGCGACCCGTCGGCGTGGCGACGGCGCGCCATCCTGGCCCTCGGATCGGGGATGCCCGCCGTGGTGCCGGACGCGACACGGTCCTGGTTCACCCCCAGGTTCGCCCAGGAACGGCCCGACGTCTGCGCACTGCTCGCCCGGGAGCTGGTGGCGATGTCCACCCACGAGTTCGCGGCGGTGGCGACCGCGTTCGCCGACGCCGACCTCAGGCCGGCGTTGCGGGACATCCCGCACCCCACCCTCGTGATCTCCTCCGCGCACGACCCCGAGGCGCCGCCTCGGCAGGGACGTCACCTCGCCGAGCGGCTGCCACGCTGCCGCTACGCCGTCGTCAGCGGAGGCGCCCACCTCGTCTCCATCGAACGGTCCGACCGGGTCAGTGGCCTGCTGTTGGACCACCTCGTCGGCTCGGTGTCCCCCCAGATGGACGGCTGA
- a CDS encoding TetR/AcrR family transcriptional regulator — translation MDVLDDLVNAALRAARDRGQDVAMVPLPAIAAEAGVSRSTLLRRLGGSRAALDDAVRRAGVDPGGRPSVWERATDAAALIISERGLGALTLERVAENAECSVPSLHTVFGGRDGMLAAVFERHGPVIELEELAAELPESLEETVRALHRIFIRAFQREPRVVAGLLSEVMARPKAPVAEMSRTTFPRMFRVFSELLLPHVHAGRLRDLPIPLLVQQLIGPLMAHLMLRPTLEPVVPGGLPPVDFASEEFVRMYLRAVAVEPPSESTRISP, via the coding sequence ATGGATGTTCTGGATGATCTGGTGAACGCCGCGCTGCGGGCGGCCCGTGACCGCGGACAGGACGTGGCGATGGTGCCCCTGCCGGCGATCGCGGCGGAGGCCGGCGTCTCACGCAGCACCTTGCTGCGCCGGTTGGGCGGATCCCGCGCGGCGCTGGACGACGCCGTTCGTCGCGCCGGGGTCGACCCGGGGGGACGTCCGTCCGTGTGGGAACGCGCGACGGACGCGGCGGCGCTCATCATCAGTGAGCGGGGGCTGGGCGCGCTCACACTCGAGCGTGTCGCGGAGAACGCGGAGTGCTCGGTCCCCAGCCTGCACACCGTCTTCGGTGGCAGGGACGGCATGCTGGCGGCCGTGTTCGAGCGGCACGGGCCCGTGATCGAGCTGGAGGAGTTGGCCGCCGAGCTCCCCGAGTCGCTCGAGGAGACCGTCCGGGCGTTGCACCGGATCTTCATCAGGGCCTTCCAGCGAGAACCCCGCGTCGTCGCGGGGCTGCTGTCGGAGGTGATGGCGCGTCCGAAGGCCCCTGTCGCCGAGATGTCCAGGACCACATTCCCGCGGATGTTCCGGGTGTTCTCCGAGCTGCTCCTCCCCCACGTGCATGCAGGTCGGCTGCGGGATCTTCCCATTCCCCTACTCGTTCAGCAGCTCATTGGGCCGCTGATGGCGCATCTGATGTTGCGCCCCACGTTGGAACCCGTCGTTCCGGGCGGGCTTCCACCGGTTGACTTCGCCTCCGAGGAGTTCGTCCGCATGTACCTGCGTGCGGTCGCGGTGGAGCCACCTTCGGAGTCGACCCGCATCTCCCCCTGA
- a CDS encoding methyltransferase family protein, whose product MRSRASAAMGSVVFFLIAPGTVVGLLPWLITRWQFVEPTQYWVVAQTLGALLVVLGLIPLVASFVEFVRARGVPAPVAPTERLVVAGANRYVRNPMYVGIAAALVGQALLFGSAWLVLYAVGVHVMFVLWVRLYEEPTLVRQFGSDYETYRRNVPAWIPRLRPWDAPV is encoded by the coding sequence ATGCGTTCGCGAGCCTCTGCCGCCATGGGCAGTGTCGTCTTCTTCCTGATCGCGCCGGGAACGGTCGTGGGATTGCTGCCCTGGCTGATCACCCGCTGGCAGTTCGTCGAGCCGACGCAGTACTGGGTCGTGGCCCAGACGTTGGGCGCGTTGCTGGTCGTCCTCGGCCTGATCCCGCTGGTCGCCTCGTTCGTGGAGTTCGTCCGGGCACGCGGTGTTCCCGCGCCTGTGGCCCCGACCGAGCGCCTCGTGGTGGCCGGCGCCAACCGCTACGTCCGCAACCCCATGTACGTCGGTATCGCGGCGGCGTTGGTCGGGCAGGCACTGCTGTTCGGCTCCGCCTGGCTGGTGCTCTACGCGGTCGGCGTGCACGTCATGTTCGTGTTGTGGGTCCGGCTCTACGAGGAGCCCACGTTGGTGCGGCAGTTCGGGTCGGACTACGAGACCTACCGTCGCAACGTGCCGGCGTGGATCCCCCGCCTGCGCCCCTGGGACGCTCCGGTGTGA
- a CDS encoding fluoride efflux transporter FluC: MTFLLVALGGALGAPSRYLIDRAWRARLDSLFPWGTFTANTLACGLLGLVATLVLPEPWFGFVAVGFLGALSTYSTFAFETVCDSPVEGSGSSRC, translated from the coding sequence ATGACATTCCTCCTGGTCGCGCTGGGAGGCGCCCTCGGGGCGCCGTCGCGCTACCTCATTGATCGCGCCTGGCGGGCTCGACTGGACTCCTTGTTCCCCTGGGGCACGTTCACCGCCAACACCCTCGCCTGTGGCCTCCTGGGGCTGGTGGCCACGTTGGTCCTTCCGGAGCCGTGGTTCGGGTTCGTCGCCGTCGGCTTCCTCGGTGCGTTGTCGACCTACTCGACGTTCGCGTTCGAGACCGTGTGCGACTCGCCCGTGGAGGGGTCCGGTTCCTCCCGCTGCTGA
- a CDS encoding GNAT family N-acetyltransferase produces MTDSPDSNSPRTVTVRPATGEDIDQLVRVSRSADTAFHAAGLDLPPDDPEEEFRSSEWLLVAEVAVDGTARVAGFATLLDIGGGQAHLAGLGVHVDHMRRGVGTTLLDAARSQARDRGYAWLTLTTFRDLPFNAPWYRRRGFSVVDSVSLTPELAERFRLEDEGSGHAAPRVAMRRALR; encoded by the coding sequence ATGACGGATTCACCAGACTCGAACTCACCCAGAACCGTGACGGTACGCCCCGCGACCGGCGAGGACATCGACCAACTCGTGCGGGTGTCCCGGTCCGCCGACACCGCGTTCCACGCCGCCGGACTCGACCTTCCGCCCGACGACCCCGAGGAGGAGTTCCGCTCCAGTGAGTGGCTGCTCGTCGCGGAGGTGGCAGTGGATGGCACCGCGCGGGTCGCGGGATTCGCGACTCTGCTGGACATCGGTGGGGGCCAGGCGCACCTGGCGGGTCTTGGCGTACACGTCGACCACATGCGACGCGGTGTCGGGACCACGCTCCTCGACGCGGCCCGGTCCCAGGCACGGGACCGGGGCTACGCGTGGCTGACCCTGACGACCTTCCGGGACCTGCCGTTCAACGCGCCCTGGTACCGGCGTCGCGGGTTCTCCGTCGTGGACTCCGTGTCCCTCACCCCGGAACTCGCCGAACGGTTCCGCTTGGAGGACGAGGGGTCGGGGCACGCCGCGCCGCGCGTAGCGATGCGGCGAGCCCTGCGGTAG
- a CDS encoding fluoride efflux transporter FluC, giving the protein MCADGPGGVDGPGEAEEPDDSLPPRSRGQRSAPQGSPRTPPAAGPRDGGETDAPSGRVRRASRAGLGWDLALVALGGALGASARHAIDLAIPHTPGGFAHATIIANVGGCLLIGILLASLAELHPRWPLARPLLGVGVLGGYTTFSTHVLDALDMASVGSGGLAVVYLGVTLVGGLFAVWAGVELTERVLRRSTDGGEEGRDE; this is encoded by the coding sequence ATGTGCGCCGACGGCCCGGGCGGCGTCGATGGACCGGGGGAGGCGGAGGAGCCGGACGACTCGCTCCCGCCGCGGTCGCGTGGACAGCGCTCCGCTCCCCAAGGGTCGCCCAGAACACCTCCCGCAGCCGGGCCACGGGACGGCGGCGAAACGGACGCCCCCTCCGGCCGCGTCCGTCGAGCGTCCCGCGCCGGTCTGGGGTGGGACCTGGCGCTCGTCGCATTGGGCGGGGCGCTGGGGGCCAGCGCACGGCACGCGATCGACCTCGCCATACCCCACACTCCTGGGGGCTTCGCCCACGCGACGATCATCGCCAACGTCGGTGGGTGCCTGCTGATCGGGATCCTGCTGGCGTCGCTCGCCGAGCTGCACCCCCGCTGGCCGCTGGCCCGACCGTTGCTCGGCGTGGGCGTGCTGGGCGGCTACACGACGTTCAGCACCCATGTCCTCGACGCGTTGGACATGGCTTCCGTCGGTAGTGGTGGCCTGGCCGTCGTGTACCTCGGCGTCACGTTGGTGGGTGGGCTGTTCGCGGTCTGGGCGGGAGTCGAGCTGACCGAGCGGGTGCTGCGCCGCTCCACCGATGGTGGAGAGGAGGGGCGGGACGAATGA